Genomic window (Culex pipiens pallens isolate TS chromosome 3, TS_CPP_V2, whole genome shotgun sequence):
CGATGCGTTTGCCAAAGTTACCCACTGTTTCCTGTACGAGCGATCGCATCGGCGCGATATAGATAATCTTGAACTCGTCCACGTTGATCGTTCCGTCGTCGTTGATGTGCTTAAGATTTCGCGCATCATGGTGGCAAATCTGCGTTCGTTTTACCGGCACTAGTTGAGGCGCAAAGTAGCAGATTTACATCGCTCTCGAGGGCCGTCTTGTACAGGCGACTTTCGATTCTGTTGAGCGTTTTGAAGCCAGCGAACACGGGTTGCACGTACTTGAGCTGCTTACCGATGACCATCAGTCCCATTGCCTCTTCGGAGGGTTTTGGCTTTAACGCCGGCACGTAAACTTTTTCGTAACCCTTGCGCTGTTCGCAGAAACTTCTTTTTGGCAACTGGCACCGTTTGTTTGCCATCAGATGGGATCTCTTTTCACCATCGTAATCATCCAACTCTTGCTGTCCCGTGTCCAGCTGGTGCAAGATCTTCGCCAGGAACGGATCGGCCTTTTCGCGAATATCAATCTCACTTACGCT
Coding sequences:
- the LOC120412927 gene encoding putative U5 small nuclear ribonucleoprotein 200 kDa helicase, with the translated sequence MIHAENLGSNEEGKKIILFWTMLASLQSVSEIDIREKADPFLAKILHQLDTGQQELDDYDGEKRSHLMANKRCQLPKRSFCEQRKGYEKVYVPALKPKPSEEAMGLMVIGKQLKYVQPVFAGFKTLNRIESRLYKTALESDVNLLLCASTSAGKTNADLPP